The genomic DNA TTGCAGAAGCATTTCGCCAGTTTATCGATGGATATATCAAGTCAGATAGATTTCCTGAAGAGAGAGAGCGAATCGAAAGAGCTATTCCTTGCCAAAGTGAATCATGAAATTAACACGCCGATAACTTCAATAAAAGGCTTTGCCGATCTCCTTCTCCGTTCGCCATATGACGAACAGTTATATACCAAGGCGCTTAGCCATATAAGCCACGAAAGTTTACGCATCAGCGAACTCAACGGGAATCTGCAGAAATTGGTTATACCTTCCGATGAGTACCTCTGGGAGACATTTTCGCTAAATAGCGTTATAGATGATGCTGTCGAATCCCTCCGCTTTCTTTTTGAGAAAAAAGGCGTGAGGGTGGAAAGAGAAAAAACCGCCCGGAATATCCGGGGAAATCTCCCTTTACTGGTCACTGCTTTTAAAAACTTTATCCACAACGCTATAAAAGCTTCTTTCAGGGAGGGAATAATTTTTATAAAAGCCGAAGAGAGCAATGGTGAATTGAAGGTCTGCATCATCGACGGGGGAATCGGTTTTTCCGGGAATAGAGCGGAAGAAGCAAACCTATACGAATCTTTTTCCGGATTGGGTCTGGCTCTATGCGATGAGATTCTGCGCCTCCACAAATGCCATTGGCTAATTACCCCCCTTAAGAATGGCGGAACAAAAGTCTGTCTGGATTTTACAACTATTTTACAAAAAGAAGATAAATCTGATATTC from Spirochaeta isovalerica includes the following:
- a CDS encoding sensor histidine kinase, which translates into the protein MKFRHAVLLQIMLVSFFSLSLSGISLIQLNHAFNIKQELSGLQKEAEVLSLFIAEKVVEDFNEYRFSESLVFKLLRPALIEKQNIYSTWRISFNVIQKGVPLFKNPSFDILNLPEEVKTAERGGNVWVLRRTGDSCYLRVAMPLDIFRGETVITFEKEISQLFEQRQKLIGYMLIFILAFMFIFVPLSLLLSRTITLPLENILSQMENFVSDNNFDTRKLSVFEEIRQLQKHFASLSMDISSQIDFLKRESESKELFLAKVNHEINTPITSIKGFADLLLRSPYDEQLYTKALSHISHESLRISELNGNLQKLVIPSDEYLWETFSLNSVIDDAVESLRFLFEKKGVRVEREKTARNIRGNLPLLVTAFKNFIHNAIKASFREGIIFIKAEESNGELKVCIIDGGIGFSGNRAEEANLYESFSGLGLALCDEILRLHKCHWLITPLKNGGTKVCLDFTTILQKEDKSDIPAIHH